Proteins encoded within one genomic window of Coraliomargarita sinensis:
- the accB gene encoding acetyl-CoA carboxylase biotin carboxyl carrier protein, which yields MDIKLIKQVVDLMKRSELSEFEFEEEGFKLRLSRDNGDAPQIIQAPAPVAQPAAAQQPAAAAAPAEEAAKPAEEAGISVIKSPMVGTFYRAPSPDSPTFTDVGKKVGSESVVCIIEAMKVMNEIQAELSGTITEVLVENGEAVEYGQPLFKVKTA from the coding sequence TTGGATATAAAACTGATCAAACAAGTCGTCGATTTAATGAAACGCTCGGAACTCTCGGAGTTCGAATTTGAAGAAGAGGGCTTCAAGCTGAGGCTGAGCCGTGACAACGGCGACGCGCCGCAGATCATACAAGCGCCCGCTCCTGTTGCCCAACCGGCGGCAGCACAGCAACCTGCTGCCGCGGCAGCACCTGCCGAAGAAGCCGCAAAACCTGCTGAAGAGGCCGGCATTTCCGTGATCAAGTCACCGATGGTCGGTACTTTCTACCGCGCCCCGTCACCGGACAGCCCGACCTTTACGGATGTCGGCAAAAAGGTTGGCTCCGAAAGCGTCGTCTGTATCATCGAAGCGATGAAGGTCATGAATGAGATTCAGGCCGAACTTAGCGGAACCATTACTGAAGTGCTCGTTGAGAATGGCGAGGCAGTCGAATACGGCCAGCCACTCTTCAAAGTGAAAACTGCTTAA
- a CDS encoding exosortase-associated EpsI family protein: MALGLILVMSTGLVFAFFVPEVEPTIDRSLEELLPEHIAGWHSTNVPLSQTPEGEERVLDVLDLDDVFCRQYTKGDTEIMVYVAYWFPGSEPYSSVAIHNPDSCWVIAGWDVLERESNRSVKMSGYPLKEHEWGVYEKDNNEVYVLFWHLLGGEPNKHIKNMIWTSSGIDSFKRQFYFIYNMYQMGFDLGQDQLFVRISSNKPFEEVEASGELDDILSALEGLGLTRENAQSKLN, translated from the coding sequence ATGGCCCTCGGCCTGATCCTCGTCATGTCGACCGGCCTGGTCTTCGCTTTTTTTGTGCCCGAAGTTGAGCCGACGATTGACCGCTCACTCGAGGAACTGCTTCCGGAGCATATTGCAGGCTGGCATTCCACCAACGTGCCACTCTCCCAAACGCCGGAGGGGGAGGAGCGGGTTCTGGATGTGCTCGACCTGGACGATGTTTTTTGCCGTCAGTACACCAAAGGGGATACTGAAATTATGGTCTACGTGGCCTACTGGTTTCCGGGCAGTGAGCCTTACAGTTCGGTAGCCATTCACAATCCGGACAGTTGCTGGGTGATTGCCGGTTGGGACGTGCTGGAGCGCGAAAGCAATCGAAGTGTCAAGATGTCCGGCTATCCCCTCAAAGAGCACGAGTGGGGCGTCTACGAGAAGGATAACAACGAAGTGTATGTGCTTTTCTGGCATCTGCTCGGAGGCGAGCCGAACAAGCATATCAAAAACATGATTTGGACCAGTTCCGGCATCGATAGTTTCAAGCGTCAGTTTTACTTCATCTACAACATGTATCAGATGGGCTTCGACCTCGGCCAGGACCAGCTTTTTGTCCGGATCTCTTCGAACAAGCCGTTCGAAGAGGTGGAAGCAAGCGGCGAGCTTGATGATATCCTGTCCGCCCTGGAAGGACTTGGGCTGACCAGGGAAAATGCCCAGTCGAAGCTTAATTGA
- a CDS encoding acetyltransferase encodes MTKKLLVFGGSGHAKDVIAAARVMGYERFGIVTTDGTSHIEGLSAVAEADFKPDQYADWDCIAAIGNNDHRKRFYEQYAAKINFVSIISKEASISESATIGPGTYIGAFAYIGPDAVVGDACIVNTHSIVGHDAKISDFTHVGPRVCLSGHVELGKNVFIGAGASFNNGSYDAPLCVPDGVHIGMGCQITESIRHQNVRLIPKPNYILMQR; translated from the coding sequence ATGACGAAAAAACTACTCGTATTCGGCGGTTCCGGTCACGCGAAAGATGTCATCGCTGCGGCGCGGGTGATGGGCTATGAGCGCTTCGGGATCGTCACGACCGACGGCACCTCCCATATTGAAGGACTGTCTGCCGTAGCGGAGGCGGATTTCAAACCCGACCAATACGCCGATTGGGACTGCATTGCCGCCATAGGTAACAACGACCACCGAAAGCGCTTCTACGAGCAGTATGCTGCTAAGATAAATTTCGTCAGTATTATCTCAAAGGAAGCCTCCATCTCTGAATCCGCGACCATCGGACCGGGCACCTACATCGGAGCGTTTGCCTACATCGGCCCGGATGCCGTCGTGGGGGATGCCTGCATCGTGAACACACACAGCATCGTCGGCCACGATGCCAAAATTTCAGATTTTACCCACGTCGGCCCCCGGGTCTGCCTGTCCGGACATGTCGAACTCGGCAAGAATGTCTTCATCGGTGCCGGCGCCAGCTTCAACAACGGAAGCTATGATGCGCCGCTGTGCGTGCCGGACGGCGTGCATATCGGCATGGGATGCCAGATCACCGAGTCGATCCGCCACCAGAATGTACGACTTATCCCGAAGCCAAATTATATCCTTATGCAAAGGTGA
- a CDS encoding O-antigen ligase family protein: protein MPSLIKKAGSIDYFGELTWANFLDWLITFCLGAIIVLTATQLGGVRPETQLQQLPLYVLLMALHGLSLAVCRPESRKLNPVPFLFVPFLIWGFASVMFWTPTPWRGSYELVYFLTAFLFGWVAVNNVRTRAHLWALLIIAMVPVAKGIFVGYYQFFQDSTKMAAIAIGYPLEISARYRGQATGIFADPGSFATFLLILLPCFTIAAFVPRLPKVLRVLSFYVALILVVGITLTQTYWAAAAVVVMMAVVPWFCFEGLGRRYLYSFIGVAAALAVFLLMYSFNPLFERGLVQALTPEGEGIRLVLWRETLSQLAQNPIFGSGAGSFSLMLESSPDLSLAELPVTPHNDFLLVLSAYGFIGAGLLFIPLGVVFLRSLRQWSKEPFKLKSRSRDVMSSQKFFLSLAISAGIAIILSGALHFLIYIPALLLYATLMGAVLVKSSYRRTLPLPKFRSFGMLYFLIGTTVAAVFWSHASLLLESQGQELQARQRLENLVERGIGVSGKFELLDQVIETYEDALIANPENADAWAGLSMAICQLHYRDPSKFATTGARAVKAASRAYEICPEYWLASSQLGVALALSGKIEEAGTALKRAVELAPNSSNAHYYYAAFLGSDASMREEAVEQVRRALEIDPNNAAARRLEQKLLIL, encoded by the coding sequence ATGCCATCCCTAATCAAAAAAGCCGGAAGTATTGATTACTTCGGTGAGCTCACCTGGGCCAATTTTCTCGATTGGTTGATCACCTTTTGTCTGGGTGCTATCATCGTGCTTACGGCGACACAGCTGGGCGGCGTTCGGCCGGAAACTCAGCTTCAGCAGCTGCCGCTCTATGTTCTCCTGATGGCGTTGCACGGACTAAGCCTGGCCGTGTGCCGGCCGGAGTCGCGTAAGCTCAATCCGGTGCCCTTCCTGTTTGTCCCCTTCCTGATCTGGGGCTTCGCCTCGGTCATGTTTTGGACGCCGACGCCATGGCGTGGCAGCTACGAACTGGTTTATTTTTTGACCGCCTTTCTCTTCGGCTGGGTTGCGGTCAACAACGTCCGGACCCGGGCGCACCTCTGGGCGCTCTTGATCATCGCGATGGTCCCGGTCGCAAAGGGGATCTTCGTCGGCTACTATCAGTTTTTTCAGGACTCGACGAAAATGGCGGCGATTGCCATCGGCTACCCGCTTGAAATCAGTGCCCGGTATCGCGGTCAGGCGACCGGTATCTTTGCGGATCCGGGCAGTTTTGCCACGTTCTTACTGATTCTACTTCCCTGCTTCACCATTGCCGCATTCGTTCCCCGGCTGCCGAAAGTCTTGCGGGTTCTCAGTTTCTATGTGGCCCTTATCCTGGTTGTCGGGATCACTCTGACCCAAACCTATTGGGCGGCGGCTGCGGTGGTGGTGATGATGGCTGTCGTACCCTGGTTTTGTTTCGAGGGATTGGGGCGCCGTTACCTGTATTCTTTTATCGGGGTTGCTGCCGCACTGGCAGTCTTTCTCCTGATGTATTCGTTCAACCCGCTCTTTGAGCGAGGCCTGGTCCAGGCGCTGACACCTGAAGGCGAGGGGATTCGCCTCGTGCTTTGGCGGGAGACACTGAGTCAACTGGCTCAAAATCCGATCTTTGGCAGTGGGGCCGGGAGCTTTTCTTTGATGTTGGAGAGCAGCCCAGATCTCTCCCTTGCAGAATTGCCGGTGACGCCACACAACGATTTCCTGCTGGTTCTCAGCGCGTATGGATTCATCGGTGCGGGGCTTTTGTTCATCCCCCTGGGCGTTGTCTTTTTGAGATCTTTACGGCAGTGGTCGAAAGAGCCATTCAAGTTGAAATCCCGAAGCCGTGACGTCATGTCTTCGCAGAAGTTCTTTCTTTCTCTGGCGATTAGTGCCGGTATCGCTATTATTTTGAGCGGAGCACTTCACTTCCTGATTTATATCCCTGCCCTCTTGCTCTATGCCACCTTGATGGGTGCGGTCCTGGTCAAGTCCAGCTATCGCCGGACCCTCCCGCTGCCGAAATTTCGATCGTTCGGCATGCTTTACTTTCTCATTGGGACCACGGTCGCTGCGGTCTTTTGGTCGCATGCATCGCTGCTTCTTGAGTCGCAGGGACAGGAACTACAGGCCAGACAGCGCCTGGAAAACTTGGTGGAGCGGGGCATTGGCGTGTCGGGCAAGTTTGAACTGCTTGATCAGGTGATCGAAACTTACGAGGATGCGCTCATTGCAAACCCTGAAAATGCGGATGCCTGGGCCGGCCTCAGTATGGCGATCTGTCAGTTGCATTACCGTGACCCCTCAAAGTTTGCCACAACGGGCGCACGTGCTGTCAAGGCCGCGTCCAGGGCCTACGAGATTTGCCCGGAGTATTGGCTGGCTTCCTCCCAACTGGGTGTGGCACTTGCGCTATCCGGCAAAATTGAAGAAGCCGGCACCGCATTGAAGCGTGCGGTTGAGCTCGCCCCCAATTCGAGTAACGCACATTACTATTACGCGGCATTTCTGGGCAGCGATGCTTCGATGCGCGAAGAAGCGGTCGAGCAGGTTCGCCGCGCGCTTGAAATCGATCCGAACAATGCCGCTGCCCGGCGCCTGGAGCAGAAACTGTTAATTCTTTGA